Proteins from one Ananas comosus cultivar F153 linkage group 5, ASM154086v1, whole genome shotgun sequence genomic window:
- the LOC109710796 gene encoding uncharacterized protein LOC109710796 gives MKSLARSLSKSHVGAGLLAGFFLVLLTYFTMSEQFAIRAPNLFSQPSTEHEVISTPSAQDVEQGSKDTVEEIDAGRNEQEPKSDKFKKEEEIKEEEKTSKSSKNTQQLGGGNDKSNQSVELKPICDTSNPRCDVCDVTGDARILGSHSTVLYVPPPEITNPEPQEWKIRVQSRKYLPWIKFVTIKSLRGPFEAPPCTVRHDVPAVVFALGGLIGNVWHDFSDVIVPLYLTSRRFNGEVQFLITDLRPWWVEKYSVILKKLSRYEIIDFDSDKEFRCYPRALVGLRSHRDFGILPDLPPEGYTMLDFRLFIREAYSLPKDVPISYRDKPEKKPRLMLINRGKTRRLLNVEEVAKSAEELGFEVMVIEPKRDLNVTEFAKAVDSCDALMGVHGAGLTNIVFLRTNATLIQVVPYGKLESMAEGFYSWPAREMKLRDVEYSIGAEETTLLEKFGRDHPVIKDPDSIHNSGWQKVAEFYMFNQDVKLNVTRFAPTLLKALELLRK, from the exons ATGAAGAGCTTGGCTCGAAGCTTGTCGAAGAGCCATGTCGGTGCGGGGTTGCTCGCGGGGTTCTTCTTGGTCTTGCTCACCTACTTCACCATGTCGGAGCAGTTCGCGATCCGCGCTCCGAATC ttttttcgCAACCATCGACGGAACATGAAGTTATATCAACTCCATCTGCACAGGATGTAGAGCAAG GATCAAAAGATACGGTAGAAGAAATCGACGCGGGCCGTAACGAGCAGGAGCCAAAATCAGATAAAttcaaaaaggaagaagagatcaaagaagaggaaaaaacaTCAAAATCTTCAAAGAATACTCAACAACTAG GTGGAGGCAACGACAAATCCAACCAATCGGTAGAGCTGAAGCCGATATGTGACACGTCGAATCCACGATGCGACGTTTGCGACGTGACAGGCGACGCTCGAATCCTCGGGAGCCACTCGACGGTCTTATACGTCCCTCCCCCCGAAATCACCAATCCTGAACCTCAAGAGTGGAAGATCCGAGTACAATCTCGCAAGTACCTTCCGTGGATCAAATTCGTGACAATAAAATCATTACGCGGCCCGTTCGAAGCCCCTCCTTGTACGGTCCGGCACGATGTCCCTGCAGTCGTCTTCGCGCTCGGTGGCCTTATAGGGAACGTGTGGCACGACTTCAGTGATGTGATCGTGCCCCTCTACCTCACTTCTCGTCGGTTCAACGGCGAGGTTCAATTCCTTATAACCGATCTCAGACCTTGGTGGGTCGAAAAGTATAGTGTGATACTCAAGAAGCTCTCGAGGTACGAAATTATCGATTTTGATAGCGATAAGGAGTTCCGTTGTTACCCACGTGCTCTCGTCGGCCTTCGGAGCCATCGTGATTTCGGGATCTTACCCGATTTACCTCCAGAAGGATACACAATGCTGGACTTCCGGTTGTTCATTCGAGAAGCTTACTCGCTTCCAAAAGATGTACCGATAAGTTATCGAGATAAGCCGGAAAAAAAGCCACGACTGATGCTCATAAATAGGGGGAAAACTAGGAGATTATTGAATGTGGAGGAAGTAGCGAAATCGGCCGAGGAGTTAGGGTTTGAGGTCATGGTCATCGAGCCAAAGAGGGACCTAAACGTGACGGAATTCGCAAAAGCGGTGGACTCGTGCGACGCGCTGATGGGGGTGCACGGTGCGGGGCTTACGAACATCGTTTTTCTCAGAACGAACGCCACCCTGATCCAAGTGGTGCCCTACGGCAAATTGGAGTCCATGGCCGAGGGATTCTACAGTTGGCCCGCAAGGGAAATGAAATTGAGAGATGTCGAGTACTCGATTGGCGCTGAGGAGACCACATTGTTGGAGAAATTTGGGAGAGATCACCCTGTGATCAAGGATCCGGATTCAATTCACAACAGTGGGTGGCAAAAGGTGGCGGAGTTCTACATGTTCAACCAAGATGTGAAGCTAAATGTCACAAGATTTGCTCCCACACTATTGAAGGCTCTAGAGCTTCTTCGCAAATAG